One segment of Nocardioides sp. QY071 DNA contains the following:
- a CDS encoding TetR/AcrR family transcriptional regulator, with amino-acid sequence MPRILGESLSDHRELVQRRVFDAFAELMGEGSFDAVTMAAIAERAGIGRTSIYHHFHDKEAVLVAFATHETDAYTTDLRSALDADAEPADQLRTYVRHHLAAGEKFHMGLGPSLYGVLSPAARLEIREHVVAVEDVLRAILERGRADGTFRYDDADATLSLVHACLSPRHLPSAAIESFVLRAVGVEA; translated from the coding sequence GTGCCTCGCATCCTCGGAGAGTCGCTGAGCGACCACCGCGAGCTGGTCCAGCGCCGCGTGTTCGACGCCTTTGCGGAGCTGATGGGCGAGGGCAGCTTCGACGCCGTCACGATGGCGGCGATCGCCGAGCGCGCGGGGATCGGGCGGACCTCGATCTACCACCACTTCCACGACAAGGAAGCCGTGCTGGTCGCCTTCGCGACCCACGAGACCGACGCCTACACGACCGACCTGCGGTCCGCGCTCGACGCCGACGCGGAGCCGGCCGACCAGCTGCGGACCTACGTCCGCCACCACCTCGCCGCGGGCGAGAAGTTCCACATGGGCCTGGGCCCGTCGCTGTACGGCGTCCTGTCCCCGGCCGCCCGGCTCGAGATACGCGAGCACGTCGTCGCGGTCGAGGACGTGCTGCGCGCCATCCTGGAGCGCGGCCGGGCCGACGGCACCTTCAGGTACGACGACGCCGACGCCACACTCTCCCTGGTCCACGCGTGCCTCAGCCCCCGGCACCTGCCGTCCGCCGCGATCGAGTCGTTCGTGCTGCGGGCGGTGGGGGTCGAGGCTTGA
- a CDS encoding YafY family protein, with the protein MSTSARMLRLLSLLQTHRFWSGGDLAERLEVSDRTLRRDVERLRDLGYDVDAVRGAAGGYQLRAGGAMAPLLLDDDEAVAVAVGLRAAANGGVPGFEDTTLQALTKVIALMPPRLRRRMGALQTQTEGLPWSGGPPLDPTVLTTLAQACRDDEVVTFAYTAYDGTSTTRRVEPHRLVNLGRRWYLVAHDRERQDWRSFRVDRLADVPATTGQRFRPREIPGGDAAQYVSRGLRNRPQRHHVRIVVQAPAAEVDAVMGRWGEVEPLGAATCRMTMNTDTLDWPVLVLANLDHDFEVEEPAELNALITRLAARVH; encoded by the coding sequence ATGTCCACCTCAGCCCGGATGCTGCGCCTCCTCTCCCTGCTGCAGACCCACCGGTTCTGGTCCGGCGGCGACCTCGCCGAGCGCCTCGAGGTCAGCGACCGGACCCTGCGCCGCGACGTCGAGCGGCTGCGCGACCTGGGGTACGACGTCGACGCGGTCCGCGGGGCGGCCGGCGGCTACCAGCTGCGTGCCGGCGGGGCGATGGCCCCGCTGCTGCTCGACGACGACGAGGCGGTCGCCGTCGCGGTCGGGCTGCGGGCTGCGGCCAACGGCGGCGTCCCGGGGTTCGAGGACACCACCCTGCAGGCATTGACCAAGGTGATCGCGCTGATGCCGCCGCGGCTGCGCCGCCGGATGGGCGCGCTGCAGACCCAGACCGAGGGCCTGCCGTGGTCGGGCGGCCCGCCGCTCGACCCGACGGTGCTGACGACGCTGGCCCAGGCCTGCCGCGACGACGAGGTGGTCACCTTCGCCTACACCGCGTACGACGGCACGAGCACCACCCGCCGCGTCGAGCCTCACCGGCTGGTCAACCTCGGCCGCCGCTGGTACCTGGTCGCCCACGACCGCGAGCGACAGGACTGGCGCTCGTTCCGCGTCGACCGGCTGGCCGATGTACCGGCGACGACCGGACAGCGGTTCCGCCCTCGCGAGATCCCCGGCGGCGACGCGGCGCAGTACGTCAGCCGCGGCCTGCGCAACCGGCCGCAGCGCCACCACGTGCGGATCGTCGTCCAGGCGCCGGCCGCCGAGGTCGACGCGGTGATGGGGCGCTGGGGCGAGGTCGAGCCGCTGGGCGCGGCCACCTGCCGGATGACGATGAACACCGACACCCTGGACTGGCCGGTGCTCGTGCTGGCCAACCTCGACCACGACTTCGAGGTCGAGGAGCCGGCCGAGCTCAACGCACTGATCACGCGGCTGGCAGCACGGGTCCACTAG
- a CDS encoding ATP-binding cassette domain-containing protein, with protein MEKNTTHQASGPVIRTAGLTRHFTRNKQTIEAVRGLDLEVAAGELVAFLGPNGAGKSTTLRMLTTLIAPTSGTATVAGHDVVRDRAAVRRSIGYVGQGNAAGHQYRGRDEIMCQARAHGLSRRDARIRTEELLEAFDLTEHADRPVAQLSGGQRRRLDVAIGLVQEPPILFLDEPSTGLDPQNRVNLQKQVRRLNTELGTTIVLTTHYLEEADALAGRVIVIDHGQVIADDRAAALKSALGDLVAMDFATADDARAAATRADRIDGAQVTVTGSHVAVRAAFGRDAAPGLVADLAAAGTPVARIEVVGPTLDDVFLDLTGRSLRETSQTTSTSTEGAAA; from the coding sequence ATGGAGAAGAACACGACCCACCAGGCCAGCGGGCCGGTGATCCGCACCGCCGGACTCACCCGCCACTTCACGCGCAACAAGCAGACGATCGAGGCCGTCCGCGGGCTCGACCTGGAGGTGGCGGCCGGCGAGCTGGTCGCCTTCCTCGGCCCCAACGGCGCCGGCAAGTCCACCACCCTGCGGATGCTCACGACGCTGATCGCGCCGACCTCGGGGACCGCCACGGTCGCGGGGCACGACGTGGTCCGCGACCGCGCCGCCGTACGCCGATCGATCGGGTACGTCGGCCAGGGCAATGCCGCCGGCCACCAGTACCGCGGCCGCGACGAGATCATGTGCCAGGCCCGCGCGCACGGCCTGTCGCGGCGCGACGCGCGGATCCGGACCGAGGAGCTGCTCGAGGCGTTCGACCTCACCGAGCACGCCGACCGCCCGGTCGCCCAGCTCTCCGGCGGCCAGCGGCGTCGCCTCGACGTCGCGATCGGCCTGGTCCAGGAGCCGCCGATCCTGTTCCTCGACGAGCCGTCGACCGGCCTCGACCCGCAGAACCGGGTCAACCTGCAGAAGCAGGTCCGCCGGCTCAACACCGAGCTCGGCACCACGATCGTGCTCACCACGCACTACCTCGAGGAGGCCGACGCCCTCGCCGGTCGCGTGATCGTCATCGACCACGGCCAGGTCATCGCCGACGACCGCGCCGCCGCCCTCAAGTCCGCCCTCGGCGACCTGGTCGCCATGGACTTCGCCACCGCCGACGACGCCCGTGCCGCGGCCACCCGCGCCGACCGGATCGACGGCGCCCAGGTCACCGTCACCGGCAGCCACGTCGCGGTCCGCGCCGCCTTCGGCCGCGACGCCGCTCCCGGCCTGGTCGCCGACCTCGCCGCCGCCGGCACCCCGGTCGCCCGGATCGAGGTGGTCGGCCCGACCCTCGACGACGTCTTCCTCGACCTCACCGGGCGCAGCCTGCGCGAGACCTCCCAGACCACCTCCACCTCCACCGAAGGAGCAGCAGCATGA
- a CDS encoding ABC transporter permease, with product MSIDHAPTVAPAPAVRRTRVESRSVGILADIVNVLVRELQPVLRQPASVLFAMVQPLVFLGLFAPLLPDTPTGSALQWFVPGIVSMTALMSASFTGANLSEEIISGSFERLLVSPVRRSSLLIGKALREMVPLLLQTLIIVAVVTPFSFDLHLGGVVVGVLVLVPFSVGLGALSLALAVAAKEQAWVFWTVQQTVIFPLLLLAGVLLPLDGAPAWLRTASDLNPLSYIVDAERALFAGSFPADTVLAGFAASLVVAAFGLWVGVRRMNRAS from the coding sequence ATGAGCATCGACCACGCCCCCACGGTCGCGCCGGCACCGGCCGTCCGTCGTACCCGCGTCGAGTCGCGCTCGGTCGGGATCCTCGCCGACATCGTCAACGTGCTGGTCCGCGAGCTGCAGCCGGTGCTGCGCCAGCCGGCGTCGGTGCTGTTCGCGATGGTGCAGCCGCTGGTCTTCCTCGGCCTGTTCGCGCCGCTGCTGCCCGACACCCCCACCGGGTCTGCGCTGCAGTGGTTCGTCCCGGGCATCGTGTCGATGACGGCCCTGATGAGCGCCTCCTTCACCGGCGCCAACCTCTCGGAGGAGATCATCAGCGGCTCCTTCGAGCGGCTCCTCGTCTCGCCCGTGCGCCGCTCGTCGCTGCTCATCGGCAAGGCGCTGCGCGAGATGGTCCCGCTCCTGCTGCAGACGCTGATCATCGTCGCGGTCGTGACGCCGTTCAGCTTCGACCTGCACCTCGGCGGTGTCGTCGTCGGCGTGCTCGTCCTGGTCCCGTTCAGCGTGGGGCTCGGCGCCCTCAGCCTCGCCCTCGCGGTCGCCGCGAAGGAGCAGGCCTGGGTGTTCTGGACTGTCCAGCAGACCGTGATCTTCCCGCTCCTGCTGCTTGCCGGCGTCCTGCTCCCGCTCGACGGCGCCCCCGCTTGGCTGCGCACCGCCTCCGACCTCAACCCGCTCAGCTACATCGTCGACGCGGAGCGAGCCCTGTTCGCCGGGTCGTTCCCCGCAGACACCGTCCTCGCCGGGTTCGCCGCGTCGCTGGTCGTCGCCGCGTTCGGGCTGTGGGTCGGCGTCCGGCGGATGAACCGCGCGAGCTGA
- a CDS encoding Uma2 family endonuclease yields MTIVRPPTTKLGDVIVREGPITVAERDAIPDNGYRHELLDGVLLMSPSPRPRHQVIVGELFVLLRAAAPRDLKVFGAPIDVRLGDRSVLEPDVLVTRRSDLTESGIHVPPLLAVEVHSPSTKAYDLGPKMEILAAAGCPSYWTIDPKEPELTVWSLRDGRYAETARVAAQETWTASEPFAVTITPVDLLDL; encoded by the coding sequence ATGACCATCGTCCGGCCGCCGACCACGAAGCTCGGCGACGTGATCGTGCGCGAGGGGCCGATCACGGTCGCGGAGCGCGACGCGATCCCCGACAACGGCTACCGGCATGAGCTGCTCGACGGGGTCCTGCTGATGTCCCCGTCCCCGCGCCCGCGACACCAGGTCATCGTCGGTGAGCTGTTCGTCCTGCTCCGAGCAGCGGCGCCTCGAGACCTGAAGGTGTTCGGCGCACCGATCGACGTGCGCCTGGGTGACCGGTCGGTGCTCGAGCCCGACGTGCTGGTGACCCGGCGCTCCGACCTCACCGAGTCCGGCATCCACGTGCCGCCTCTCCTCGCGGTCGAGGTGCACTCCCCGTCGACGAAGGCCTACGACCTCGGCCCCAAGATGGAGATCCTCGCGGCTGCGGGCTGCCCGAGCTACTGGACCATCGACCCGAAGGAGCCCGAGCTGACCGTGTGGTCGCTGCGCGACGGCAGATACGCCGAGACGGCCCGCGTGGCCGCCCAGGAGACCTGGACGGCCAGCGAGCCGTTCGCGGTGACGATCACACCGGTCGACCTGCTCGACCTCTGA
- a CDS encoding DUF2332 domain-containing protein, with the protein MEPYAEVEESYRAFAAEATDSPTFAAWAAAVADDPEVVAWIRTLPAVKQQPNLVFAAARHHGVPAPGPYAGLRAALLDDTGPLRATILARATQTNEVGRLATLVPAFGSFAGPLALLEVGASAGLCLYPDRWGYAWSTDDGPVLLGDEPRLPCRVKGAAPLPAVPPEIAWRGGIDLHPLDVTDRDDMAWLETLVWPEQDERRARLERAIQVARTDPPRVVAGDLVEELPAMVERASAYGTVVVFHSAVIVYLPPPRRLEFDALMRDLVGSGACHWVSNEGKQVLPSVTATGPPIPDGHPTFVLGIDGRMVAQTHGHGRALRWTA; encoded by the coding sequence GTGGAGCCGTACGCCGAGGTCGAGGAGTCCTACCGCGCCTTCGCCGCCGAGGCGACGGACTCACCTACCTTCGCTGCGTGGGCGGCCGCGGTCGCCGACGATCCGGAGGTCGTCGCCTGGATCCGGACCCTGCCCGCGGTGAAGCAGCAGCCCAACCTGGTGTTCGCCGCCGCCCGGCACCACGGCGTGCCCGCGCCGGGGCCCTACGCCGGCCTGCGGGCCGCGCTGCTCGACGACACCGGTCCGCTCCGCGCCACCATCCTGGCCCGGGCGACGCAGACCAACGAGGTCGGCCGGCTGGCGACGCTGGTGCCCGCGTTCGGCTCCTTCGCCGGACCGCTGGCGCTGCTCGAGGTGGGCGCGTCCGCGGGGCTGTGCCTGTACCCGGACCGCTGGGGCTACGCCTGGTCGACGGACGACGGTCCGGTGCTGCTGGGTGACGAACCGCGACTGCCCTGCCGGGTGAAGGGAGCCGCTCCCCTGCCGGCCGTGCCGCCCGAGATCGCCTGGCGCGGCGGCATCGACCTCCACCCGCTCGACGTCACCGACCGCGACGACATGGCCTGGCTGGAGACCCTGGTCTGGCCCGAGCAGGACGAGCGGCGGGCGCGGCTGGAGCGGGCGATCCAGGTCGCCCGGACCGACCCGCCGAGGGTGGTCGCGGGTGACCTGGTCGAGGAGCTGCCGGCGATGGTGGAGCGCGCGTCGGCGTACGGGACCGTCGTGGTGTTCCACAGCGCCGTCATCGTCTACCTGCCGCCGCCGCGCCGACTCGAGTTCGACGCGCTGATGCGCGACCTCGTCGGCTCCGGCGCGTGCCACTGGGTGAGCAACGAGGGCAAGCAGGTGCTGCCCTCCGTGACCGCCACCGGCCCGCCGATCCCGGACGGGCACCCCACGTTCGTGCTCGGGATCGACGGGCGGATGGTCGCGCAGACACACGGTCACGGGCGAGCGCTGCGCTGGACGGCGTGA
- a CDS encoding purine-nucleoside phosphorylase yields the protein MTESTPYALAEEAAARLAELTGVARHDVALVLGSGWLPAAEALDPTGENTTEISVTDLPGFGASAVAGHSGKIRSIRLPGADGDRHLLAFLSRTHYYEGKGVAAVVHGVRTAAAAGCRAIVLTNGCGGLKETWTPGTPVLISDHINLTGQSPIVGANFVDLTDLYSTRLRELCRSVEPSLDEGVYVQFTGPHYETPAEVRMAGILGGHLVGMSTTLEAIAAREAGMEILGISLVTNLAAGLSGEPLDHAEVLEAGRNAATRMGALLGDIVPRI from the coding sequence GTGACCGAGTCCACACCGTACGCCCTGGCCGAAGAGGCCGCCGCCCGTCTCGCCGAGCTCACGGGCGTGGCCCGTCACGACGTCGCGCTCGTGCTCGGCTCCGGCTGGCTGCCGGCCGCCGAGGCGCTCGACCCGACCGGAGAGAACACCACCGAGATCTCCGTGACGGACCTGCCGGGCTTCGGCGCCTCCGCGGTCGCCGGCCACTCGGGCAAGATCCGCTCGATCCGGCTCCCCGGCGCCGATGGCGACCGCCACCTGCTCGCCTTCCTCAGTCGCACCCACTACTACGAGGGCAAGGGCGTCGCCGCCGTCGTCCACGGCGTGCGTACGGCGGCCGCCGCCGGCTGCCGCGCGATCGTGCTCACCAACGGGTGCGGCGGGCTCAAGGAGACCTGGACGCCCGGCACCCCGGTGCTGATCAGCGACCACATCAACCTGACCGGGCAGTCGCCGATCGTCGGCGCCAACTTCGTCGACCTCACCGACCTCTACTCCACGCGGCTGCGCGAGCTGTGCCGCTCGGTCGAGCCGAGCCTCGACGAGGGCGTCTACGTCCAGTTCACCGGGCCCCACTACGAGACGCCGGCCGAGGTGCGGATGGCCGGGATCCTCGGCGGCCACCTGGTCGGCATGAGCACCACGCTCGAGGCGATCGCCGCCCGCGAGGCCGGCATGGAGATCCTCGGCATCAGCCTGGTCACCAACCTGGCCGCCGGACTCAGCGGCGAGCCGCTCGACCACGCCGAGGTGCTCGAGGCCGGCCGCAACGCAGCCACCCGGATGGGCGCGCTGCTCGGCGACATCGTCCCGCGCATCTGA
- a CDS encoding serine/threonine protein kinase produces MRTSSRALRHLSLAVTAVGVATLSLAFPDAAPAEPGRSAAVAALPAAPTSLPQRAPGLRDVMWVGNNWAGTASVVDAHDFTVLKRGVDLVPDKAQELADIRTNPVDLAYFLLIRYGPGEGHDQFVDDMFTTLDGRYLAVSRPSFADVVWIDIAKATAGEPDSIVREQSMDGNRSDHMALSRDGRRLLVSDSTKRQVIEYSMVDETLTDGTVVRMGDRMRTFPSGETPHESNYTRDGQRIFHASIGLVYTPGDIPLLDALKGDRWFQVVRNSDFSVLQRWGIGRELAEAGYPNMSSAVRPMAVSPDERYVYFQVSFFHGFVEFDTQAPDLNGKVDYTLGGVPEPRAGAVTRLIPLPNRVPNMLREQYVNDSAHHGLSINADGDTLCVAGTMDDYAALVDRTSGRYTIFDETTTGHTYLKPYWTTEGLDDTCWISLSGSDAVAVIDTNTGQELAYREVGDHPQRVRHGYVPEGLVATW; encoded by the coding sequence ATGCGGACGTCCTCCCGTGCTCTCCGTCACCTGTCCCTCGCCGTCACCGCCGTCGGTGTCGCCACCCTCTCGCTGGCCTTCCCCGACGCCGCGCCGGCCGAGCCCGGGCGGTCGGCGGCGGTCGCCGCCCTCCCGGCCGCTCCGACCTCGCTCCCGCAGCGGGCGCCCGGCCTGCGCGACGTGATGTGGGTCGGCAACAACTGGGCCGGAACGGCGAGCGTCGTCGACGCGCACGACTTCACGGTGCTCAAGCGCGGCGTGGACCTGGTCCCCGACAAGGCGCAGGAGCTTGCCGACATCCGCACCAACCCGGTGGACCTGGCGTACTTCCTGCTCATCCGGTACGGCCCCGGCGAGGGCCACGACCAGTTCGTCGACGACATGTTCACCACGCTCGACGGGCGCTACCTCGCGGTGTCGCGGCCCAGCTTCGCCGACGTCGTGTGGATCGACATCGCCAAGGCCACCGCCGGCGAGCCGGACTCGATCGTGCGTGAGCAGTCGATGGACGGCAACCGCAGCGACCACATGGCGCTCTCGCGCGACGGGCGGCGGCTGCTGGTCTCGGACTCGACCAAGCGCCAGGTGATCGAGTACTCGATGGTCGACGAGACGCTCACCGACGGCACCGTCGTGAGGATGGGCGACCGGATGCGGACCTTCCCGTCCGGGGAGACCCCGCACGAGAGCAACTACACCCGGGACGGGCAGCGGATCTTCCATGCCTCGATCGGCCTGGTCTACACGCCCGGGGACATCCCGCTGCTCGACGCCCTCAAGGGCGATCGGTGGTTCCAGGTCGTGCGCAACTCCGACTTCTCGGTCCTCCAGCGCTGGGGCATCGGCCGCGAGCTCGCGGAGGCCGGGTACCCGAACATGAGCAGCGCCGTACGCCCGATGGCTGTCTCCCCCGACGAGCGCTACGTCTACTTCCAGGTGTCCTTCTTCCACGGCTTCGTCGAGTTCGACACCCAGGCGCCCGACCTCAACGGCAAGGTCGACTACACGCTCGGCGGCGTCCCCGAGCCACGAGCCGGCGCGGTCACCCGATTGATCCCGCTGCCCAACCGGGTGCCGAACATGCTGCGCGAGCAGTACGTCAACGACTCGGCCCACCACGGCCTGTCGATCAACGCGGACGGCGACACGCTCTGCGTCGCCGGCACCATGGACGACTACGCCGCGCTGGTCGACCGGACGTCGGGCAGGTACACGATCTTCGACGAGACGACCACCGGCCACACCTACCTCAAGCCGTACTGGACCACCGAGGGCCTCGACGACACCTGCTGGATCTCGCTGTCGGGCAGCGACGCCGTCGCGGTCATCGACACGAACACCGGACAGGAGCTCGCCTACCGGGAGGTCGGCGACCACCCGCAGCGGGTGCGTCACGGGTACGTCCCGGAAGGTCTCGTCGCGACCTGGTGA
- a CDS encoding gamma-glutamylcyclotransferase: MTSYAAYGTNLDPQRMGERCPHSPLQTTGWLTGWRLTFGGEEHGWDGALATIAPDPMSAVFVAVYDVSPLDEPSLDQWESADSGLYRKTKVRISTMAGEVVAWTYVLDAYEGGLPSASYLGVLADAAEAADAPADYVTGLRGRACRSTGL, from the coding sequence GTGACGTCGTACGCCGCCTACGGCACCAACCTCGACCCCCAGCGGATGGGCGAGCGGTGCCCCCACTCGCCGCTGCAGACCACCGGCTGGCTCACCGGGTGGCGGCTGACCTTCGGCGGCGAGGAGCACGGCTGGGACGGCGCGCTGGCGACCATCGCGCCCGACCCGATGAGCGCGGTCTTCGTCGCCGTCTACGACGTCAGCCCGCTCGACGAGCCGAGCCTGGACCAATGGGAGTCGGCCGACTCGGGGCTGTACCGCAAGACCAAGGTGCGGATCTCGACCATGGCCGGCGAGGTCGTGGCGTGGACCTACGTGCTCGACGCCTACGAGGGCGGGCTGCCCTCGGCGTCGTACCTCGGGGTGCTGGCGGACGCGGCCGAGGCCGCCGACGCACCCGCCGACTACGTCACCGGCCTGCGGGGCCGGGCCTGCCGGTCGACGGGGTTGTGA
- a CDS encoding S8 family peptidase: MSRILGFITSCALALAGLAAVPLPQAQATSAGLLDVIVVLEPGADADATANALVTRKGGTVTHVYEHALNGFAATLTDALVSLLRGDNRVLSVEMDRTVRASDTQSPAPSWGQDRVDQRNLPLDNAYSWTSSGSGVDAYVVDTGIQLDHPDLGGRAVSGTDTVDGDADASDCNGHGTHVAGTIGGTSKGLAKQARLVAVRVLDCGGSGATSGVIAGLDWVVANHQPGRPAVANMSLGGGASTALDSAVKRVVADGVTMAVAAGNENSDSCTKSPARVPEALTVAASDRADARAGFSNRGTCVDLFAPGVDITSDWLASGTNTISGTSMATPHVTGAAALYLSAHPTATPAQVATGVLGATTKNKITGTQKTCVLLIICSPATPNNHLLYTGA; encoded by the coding sequence ATGTCTCGGATTCTCGGATTCATCACGTCCTGCGCGCTCGCGCTCGCCGGCCTCGCCGCCGTACCGCTACCCCAGGCCCAGGCCACGTCGGCGGGCCTGCTCGACGTCATCGTCGTGCTCGAGCCGGGTGCCGATGCCGACGCCACCGCGAACGCGCTGGTCACCCGCAAGGGCGGCACCGTGACGCACGTCTACGAGCACGCGCTGAACGGCTTCGCCGCCACCCTGACCGACGCCCTCGTCTCGCTGCTGCGCGGCGACAACCGGGTGCTCTCGGTGGAGATGGACCGCACCGTGCGGGCCAGCGACACCCAGAGCCCGGCGCCCAGCTGGGGCCAGGACCGGGTCGACCAGCGCAACCTGCCGCTCGACAACGCCTACTCGTGGACCAGCAGCGGCTCCGGCGTCGACGCGTACGTCGTCGACACGGGCATCCAGCTCGACCACCCGGACCTCGGCGGCCGGGCCGTGTCCGGCACCGACACCGTCGACGGGGACGCCGACGCGAGCGACTGCAACGGCCACGGCACCCACGTCGCCGGCACCATCGGCGGCACCAGCAAGGGGCTCGCGAAGCAGGCCCGCCTGGTCGCCGTACGCGTGCTCGACTGCGGCGGATCCGGCGCGACCTCCGGTGTGATCGCCGGCCTCGACTGGGTCGTCGCCAACCACCAGCCCGGCCGCCCGGCCGTCGCCAACATGAGCCTCGGCGGCGGTGCGTCCACCGCGCTCGACTCCGCGGTCAAGCGGGTCGTCGCCGACGGCGTCACCATGGCCGTCGCGGCGGGCAACGAGAACTCCGACTCCTGCACCAAGTCGCCCGCCCGGGTTCCGGAGGCACTGACCGTCGCCGCCAGCGACCGCGCCGACGCCCGCGCCGGCTTCTCCAACCGCGGCACCTGCGTCGACCTTTTCGCGCCCGGCGTCGACATCACCTCGGACTGGCTCGCCAGCGGCACCAACACGATCAGCGGTACGTCGATGGCGACCCCGCACGTGACGGGCGCTGCCGCGCTGTACCTGTCCGCGCACCCCACGGCCACGCCTGCCCAGGTCGCCACCGGGGTGCTCGGCGCGACCACCAAGAACAAGATCACCGGCACCCAGAAGACCTGCGTGCTGTTGATCATCTGCTCGCCCGCCACCCCCAACAACCACCTGCTCTACACCGGCGCCTGA
- the lpdA gene encoding dihydrolipoyl dehydrogenase: MTHFDVLVLGAGPGGYVAAIRAAQLGKSVAVIEKKYWGGVCLNVGCIPSKALLKNAELAHTLTQEKAKFGIEGDATMAFGPTHARSRQVSAGIVKGVHFLMKKNKITEIDGWGTLTGPKSVSVALNDGSTADYTCDNLIIATGATVRTVPGVEVNGKNIVSYEEQILDENLPSSIIIGGSGAIGVEFAYVLKNFGVDVTIVEFLDRMVPTEDADVSKELARHYKKLGVKVLTSTAVKGVEDTGSGVKVRIAPAAGGDEQVLEADKFLAAFGFAPRLEGYGLDATGVALTDRGAIQVDEFCRTSVEGVYAIGDVTAKMMLAHVADAMGTVAAEHLAGAETMPVEYDFIPRATYCQPQIGSFGYSEAQAKEKGYDVKTASFPFSANGKAQGLGEAVGFVKIVADAEFNEILGAHMIGPDVTELLPALTLAQKWDLTADEVGRNVFAHPTLSEAVKEAIHGIAGHMIHL; this comes from the coding sequence GTGACCCACTTCGATGTCCTCGTCCTCGGTGCCGGCCCCGGTGGTTACGTCGCCGCGATCCGCGCCGCTCAGCTCGGCAAGTCCGTTGCCGTGATCGAGAAGAAGTACTGGGGCGGCGTCTGTCTCAACGTCGGCTGCATCCCCTCCAAGGCGCTGCTCAAGAACGCCGAGCTGGCCCACACGCTGACCCAGGAGAAGGCCAAGTTCGGCATCGAGGGTGACGCGACCATGGCCTTCGGCCCGACGCACGCGCGCTCGCGCCAGGTGAGCGCCGGCATCGTCAAGGGCGTCCACTTCCTGATGAAGAAGAACAAGATCACCGAGATCGACGGCTGGGGGACCCTGACCGGCCCGAAGTCGGTCTCCGTCGCGCTCAACGACGGCTCCACCGCCGACTACACCTGCGACAACCTGATCATCGCCACCGGTGCGACCGTCCGCACCGTCCCCGGCGTCGAGGTCAACGGCAAGAACATCGTGTCGTACGAGGAGCAGATCCTCGACGAGAACCTGCCCTCCTCGATCATCATCGGCGGCTCCGGTGCGATCGGCGTCGAGTTCGCCTACGTGCTGAAGAACTTCGGTGTCGACGTCACCATCGTCGAGTTCCTCGACCGGATGGTCCCGACCGAGGACGCCGACGTCTCCAAGGAGCTCGCGCGCCACTACAAGAAGCTCGGCGTGAAGGTGCTCACCTCCACCGCCGTCAAGGGAGTCGAGGACACCGGTTCCGGTGTCAAGGTCCGTATCGCCCCGGCCGCCGGGGGCGACGAGCAGGTGCTCGAGGCCGACAAGTTCCTCGCGGCCTTCGGCTTCGCCCCCCGCCTCGAGGGCTACGGCCTCGACGCCACCGGAGTCGCTCTCACCGACCGTGGCGCGATCCAGGTCGACGAGTTCTGCCGCACCAGCGTCGAGGGTGTCTACGCGATCGGCGACGTCACGGCCAAGATGATGCTGGCACACGTCGCCGACGCGATGGGCACCGTCGCCGCCGAGCACCTGGCGGGCGCCGAGACCATGCCGGTCGAGTACGACTTCATCCCGCGCGCGACCTACTGCCAGCCGCAGATCGGCTCCTTCGGCTACTCCGAGGCGCAGGCGAAGGAGAAGGGGTACGACGTCAAGACGGCCTCGTTCCCGTTCTCGGCCAACGGCAAGGCTCAGGGCCTCGGCGAGGCGGTCGGGTTCGTCAAGATCGTCGCCGACGCGGAGTTCAACGAGATCCTCGGCGCCCACATGATCGGCCCGGACGTCACCGAGCTGCTCCCCGCGCTGACCCTCGCGCAGAAGTGGGACCTGACCGCCGACGAGGTGGGCCGCAACGTGTTCGCCCACCCGACGCTGTCCGAGGCGGTCAAGGAGGCGATCCACGGGATCGCCGGCCACATGATCCATCTCTGA